Sequence from the uncultured Flavobacterium sp. genome:
TATCAATACCTGAAAGCTTCATTTTTTCTAAATTATTCAAAGCCTGTTGATGATACCATAAAGCTTTGTCATAATTGTTTAATTTCTCCAAACAAGTACCCATCAAAGTATTGCAGGAATAAATTAGTCGTTGATCTTTAGATCCTTTTAAGTAATGCAAAGCTTTAGAAATTTCGACTTCGCATTCTGTATAATTTCCGTCATAGAATAAAACATATGCTTTATTAAATAACATCCTTGCCATATTATCAAAATCAGATAACTTAAAATATAGTTTTTCTGCTTGTAAATAATAAAAATAGGCACTGTCCTTTTTTACGCTTCCATAACTATCTCCAATATAATAAAACGCCTTCGCCATGCCCTCTTTATCATTAACATCTTTCGATAATTTGAGAACCAATAGACTAGCACGCAAAGATTTTTTTAGATTATTGTTATAATAATATTCAGTAGATAACTTGAAATAAAAGTTTCTAACAACAGAATCGTTTTCCTCATGCTTTAATACATTAAATATTGAATCTAAATACTTTTCTTTCTTTTTGCTGTCTAAATGATTACTATTAAATAAAAGAGTTTTTTCAATTTCCGAACTGGTAAAATCTGTTTTTTTACATGAAAAAAACATAAGTACCAACAGTAAAGAAATTATTTTAAGAGGTGTAGCCAAAAGTTTAAGTATTATTTTACAATTTCAAATATAGCGTTTTGAAATAAAAATACTATAAAAATTTAACTATAAATCATATGGCACTCGTTAAAATATAAATTAATCTTTTCTTGGTGGTCTTGGAATAATAGGATCGCCTTCTGTAATATTTTCTGCCTGAATAGTATTTTTATTGATTGAATCTTGAATCTTAGCATTCATTTTTTCATTCAAATTTTTCAATGAGTCTTTAGTTAGCGTTTTTATTTGGTTGTTTTGATCTGCCGAAATTTCGTAATCATCATTTGTGCATGAAAAAGTTAACAATGCAAGTGAAATTAATAATCCTGGAATAAATAACTTGTTTTTCATAAGAATAATTTTATTTTATTATTACACAAAAAAACAGCTAACCTTAAATTAAAATGTACGGTAAATCCGTAAATTTTAATTTTAAGCTAAAAATAACTCTACTTAACCCATTAAAAATCAAACATTAAATCCCATTGTAAACTACTTGAATTGACATTACGGAGAATCCGTAATATTTCTTACATTTGTTAAAATCGAATTAAACAAATTTATGAATCTTAATATTTTGATCGTCGACGACCATCCGATGACCGTGGATAGTTACGTCAACCTGTTATCTGATGGCGAATTTCAAGAAGACATTCCAAACTTTATAAAAAGCTATAACTGCGAAGATGCTTACAATAAAATTATTTTTTATTTAAAGCAAAATATTAACATTGATGTAGCATTCCTCGATATAAATTTGCCACCGTATAAACCATTAAATATTAATGATGGTATTGATTTAGCATTTCTTATAAAAGAAAAATTTACAAAATGTAAAATAGTTCTCCTTACAATGCGAAGTGAGCCTTTGACTGTAGACAAAATAATAAAAGGCATCCAGCCTCAGGGTTTTATATCAAAAAATGATATCAATTTTGAGTTATTTCCTGTGATCTGTAAAAATATTATTAATGGCGAAATATTTAGAAGCAGTACAATAGTAGAATCACAAAGGGAACTATTTAAAAAAAATATAAATTGGGACAATCATGATAATCAGATTTTAATATTAATTTCTCAAGGTGTCAAAACGGTTAACCTTCCTGATTATATCCCTCTTTCTATGAGCGCTATCGAAAAAAGAAAAGCAAACATAAAAGATCAGTTACTGCGGGGAAAAGGAAGCGACAAAGATTTGATAGAAAAAGCAAAAACATTAGGATTATTATAAAAAAATCAAATAACCTTTGTTTTTTAAGTTTGATTAAATACAATATTAAAAATTTCATCTTACCCTTTTAAATAGGTTTTATGAGTTCTTTCAGTAGTTTAATTTTTAAATGAAAGATTTTAACTTATTTTTTATTTAAGATCAAAAAAACAAAATAAATTATGAAACAGTATAATCAGAGCTGTACAACATCTGTAATGGTTTCGAGTATAAGATTCGAATCCTGCTCTCCAAACTAAAAAGCCCTAATGAAAATCAGGGCTTTTTTTATGGCAAAATTTCATTGCTAAAAATTAAAAATCTTCAATTCAAAAAAAAGGATAATCAATATAGCCTCGTGCACCGCCGCCTCCAAATAAAGTATGATTATCTGAAATTTTATTTAAGCTCAAATTTTCTTTCACTCTGGCTGGATAATCCGGATTAGTCAAAAAATTTCTTCCAAAACCAACTAAATCAACCAAATTTTCCTGAAGCAATTTTTCAGCTTCTTCAGGAGTTTTATTGCCGGTAGCGATAATGGTATTTTTAAAAGTATCTCTAAGTTTACTTCTGAAATCAATTGGAATTTGAGGTGCCTCATCCCAATCCGCTTCGCAAAGATGAATGTACGCAACATCAAGTTTGTTCAGCTCTTCTGCTGAAAGCATTATCGTTTCAAGAATCTCCGGATCATCCATATCTTTAAAACTAATAAAGGGAGAAAGCCTTACTCCTGTTTTTTCTTTTCCGACTGCATTCGATACCGCTTTTGAAATTTCAAGCAGTAAACGAATTCTGTTTTCCTTACTACCTCCATATTCATCAGTTCTTTTATTGCTATTGCTTCTCAAAAACTGATCGATCAGATAACCATTTGCCCCGTGAATTTCAACACCATCAAAACCCGCTTCAATAGCATTTTTTGCACCTAGAACAAATTCTTTAATTACAATCTCAATATCGCTTTTATTCATTTCTCTTGGTTCGTCTACAGGCACAAAAGTGGCATCACCATTTGGAGCGCCGTCAAAAATGTAAACACTTGTATTTTGAGCCGTTAGTGACGAAGGTGCGATTGGCTGTAACCCGTTTACTTTAGAACTGCTTACTCTGCCAACATGCCACAACTGCAGAAATATTTTACTCCCGTTTTGATGTACAGCATCTGTTATTAATTTCCAGCCTTCTATTTGCTGCTTACTGTAAATTCCGGGTGTTTTGGCATATCCTTTTCCTTGTAGAGAAACCTGAACTGCTTCTGTAATTATAATACCTGCCGTACTTCGCTGGGCATAATATTCTGCCATTAAAGCATTTGGAATATCACCAGGCTGTGAAGCTCTTGAACGCGTCATTGGAGCCATTAAAAAGCGGTTTTCTAAATGATTACCACTTAAATTATAGTGCTGAAATAGTTTTTGATACTTCATCTTATTATGGTTTTAATGGTGATAGTTTTAATAGTAATAGCTTATTCTCTTATAATGCTCTTATCCTGATAAGCCATTTGAGCAATCTCGTCTTTTCGTTTAAAACTAACTCCTTTATGTTTTTGAATATAACTAATGATTTCTGTCGCCGCGCTAACCATTTGCGGCGTTCCTCCTATTCGATCATGAAAACTTATTGACATCTGTCTGCGCTTTGTTTCTGATTCTTTATAAAGCTGGTCAAACTCCATTATAACCTGACGTGCAAACTGATCTGCACTAAAATTTTTCCCTTCTATTAATACAATATCATTACAGCGAATGGTGTATGGAACTACTGCAAAATCATTCCCTTTTACTTTTAATAAAAAAGGTTCATCACGGCTTAAATCGTCAATATGATATTTAAAACCAAGTTCCTGCAGAATTTCCAGTGTATTTGGACCGCGTCTTAACCAATTTGCATTATAACCCACAGGTTCAAAACCGGTTACTTTTTTAATAGCTTCTGCCCCGTCTTTGATGAACTTTTTTTCTGTTTCATATGGCATAGAATATTCTGTTGCCCAGTCCATACCGTGTGCCGCAGCTTCATGTCCTCTTTGTACAATTTCTTTGGCTAATTCCGGATTTTTCAAAACTGCAGATCCCACCATGTGCGAGGTAACCTTGATTCCGAATTTATCCCAATTGTCCAGCATTCTGGGAATTCCTTCTTTATACCCATATTGGTACCAGGTTTCTCCAGGAAGATCTACAAAACCTTTCTGCATATTTTGCGGAAATGGACTTTCAGAATTTACCGGTTGTCCGCCCGCTTCAAACTGCATCGATACCGAAACCACCAAACGAGATCCATCGGCCCATTTAGAAGCAGAATTTTCATTCTTAGTTAATTCGTCTGCTTTAATATCACTTGCAGAAAATGTGTTTATTGGGATCAAACCCGCAAGGCCGGCAAGACCTGCTTGTTTAATAAATGTTCTTCTGTCTTTCATGTATTTTTATTTTAAGATATAGCGTATTTCCTCTTCATTGAATACATTTTATTTCAGTACTTTTTCAATAACCAGCGTTTCTTCGTAGAGTGAAAATTTACTAATCAGATTATTTTCTATTGTTAGATGAATCGCAAGAGGCATTTTAAAATGTTTACCGTTTTTTTTCACCGTTCTTTCAACAAAACCAAAAACCGCTACTTCATTTCCTCTTACTAAAAAAGATTGTGCTTCGAGTTTTTCACTTCCATCAATAAAGTAACTAAAAAGTGTTTTGAATAATTCAGAAATTTCTTCTCTCTTAGAGCGATGTCCCGTCCATGGCATATATTTCGATTCGAAAATATACCAATCTACTTTTTCAGAAACCATAGAAGCTATTTTTTCAGGATCTTTCGCTCCAATATATCCAAAGAATTTCTCTGCAGTTTCTTTTGTTTTGATTTCTTCATCAGTATAAACTTGTGCTTGTGCCGAAAAACCAATCAATAACATTACGGTTATTAATTTTATAGTTTTCATTTTTGATTTAAAGACTACTTTTTCCATAATGATGTTTTTTTTAAATTATTTTGATGCAGCTTTCACGTTAAAAATGAAGCTGCATCGTAATTCCTGTAAAGAATATATTTTTACCTGTTCCGGATGCTTTGATATAATCTTTGGCCTGAAACCAAGTCGCTTCGAGTCTGAAATAAAGATATTGATTAGGCTCCCAAATCATTTCGCTTTCTAACTGATTTCCTATTTTCTTTGCTGTCGTGGTATCTCCGGGATAAATCAAAGTAGTATTTGGCGCATAAATACCATCATTGCTGCTGTATCTCCAAAACATATCATAATCAATTACCCAATCAACGTTTTTGAGAATTTCAAAACTCAATGATGGATGAAAATCAATCAAATTCGAAGGCCCAATTACGGAAGCTAATCCGAAATAAGCACCTCTTGGAAAAAGCGGATTAAAGGTTTGCAAACTTGTATCGCCTTCCGTTTTGTCTCCGCTTATTACTTCGGTTTTAAAACCAATTTCAGGACGAAATTTTACCGTATTAAACCGATATCCTGCATTAATAGAAGCTGTCCAGGCACTAATATTTTTATCTGCAACATTCCCAAATTGGTAAACAGCTTCTCCGTCATAACGCCAGTTTTCTGTTTTACCCCAAATTCGTGTTCCTACAGATTGTCGGTTTTCTTTTCCCGTTGCATCATTAAACGCTGCATGAGCTCTTTCATAACCTAAATAATAAACATCAATATTTTTGATCACCGGTATTTTGTTAAACACCAAATAACTTCCCCATAATTGCCTGTCTTTATTCGATGCATCATCAAAAATACCATCGTGAGCTACAACATAATGTGAATAAAACAAATCTGTTGTAAAATTTTGTCTGGATACAATTGCTTTAATTCCGTCAAAAGATTGCCTGTTATTTGGCCCGTCCCTAACGGCAACCAAACGCTGTGATCCATAAGTGAGTTCCTGTCTTCCTACTCTTAAAATAAGTTTTTTTGCGCCCTCATTTATGAAATTAAAATCTGCAAAAGCCTGATGTACTTCAAGCGGATTTTGTTCTACGGGATTCGGATCAATTCTGCCGTCTGCCATACTGCTTTGTGTCTGAACAAAAGTTCTGAAAAATTTTCCGGCATGAAAATCGGCATGAAATAAATACCTTCCCAAAACATAACCGTCGTTATCCTGCGGACCATCTCCCCAATTTTCATTTTTAGCATAGAAGTACTGAAATCGTATATCGCCCCCAAAACTGATATACGTTTCTTTGGAAGCAGAAAGTGGCAGGAATTTCATTGTTTTATACCAATCATTGCTTGCGGTATCATTTTTTAAAACACTATAATTTTCATCAAATCGCAGTGATTTAAAAGCAGGATATCGTTGTGCAAAACCAGAAAATGAAATCAATAAAACCACAAATAGGATTTTGTTTTTCATAATTCAATTTTAAATTATCTACTTGATATGTGTAATTATTTAAATTACATCCAACGGATTTTATTTATGTTTAAAGTTTTTTAGTGTATCCTCCAAAATATTTTACTGGCGACCAATCCGGAATTACTGGAGCAATTTCAGGATCAAGTATTTTAAATTCTCTTGCACCGTACACTATTTTTCCATTTACAATTGTCAGATCCGATTCGATATTTCGAACTTTATCGGCTGAAATCGTAAAATAATCTTCTGATAAAATCGACATATCGGCATACATTCCTTTTATTAATTTTCCTTTTTCTTTTTCTTCACCCGAAAACCAAGCACTTCCTGAAGAATACAATTGAAGCGCAGTAAATTTATCCAAAACCTGCTCCTTTGGCCAGAACTGCATTCCTCCTAACGTTTTTCCTGTAATAAGCCAATGCATCGCCATCCATGGATTGTAGGTTGAAATACGTGTAGCATCAGTTCCCATTCCTACCGGAATTCCCATTTCGAGCATTTTTTTAATTGGAGGAAGCTGTGTTTTTGGAGCGCCGTACATTTTCTCATACAATTCTCCCTGAAAATACATTCTGAACTGAACTGCAATTCCGCCATTAAGCGCTTTTACACGTTCTAATTCCTGAGGCGTAATGGTTTCGGCATGATCAAAAAACCATCGTAAACCATTAAATGGAATTTCTTTATTTACTTTTTCAAAAACATTCAGCATTCTGTCAATTGATTCACCATAAGTAGCATGCAATCGAAACGGCCATCTGTTTTTAACAAGCAGACGAATAATGGGTTCAAGATCTTTTTCCATTTCATCAGAAAGTACAATTCTTGGTTCCAGAAAGTTTTCAAAATCGGCGGCAGAAGCTACGATGTTTTCTCCGGCACCTTCTTCAGTATAACCGTTGGCAACCAAAAGATTATCGTTTTTATTGATAACCGTTTCGGCAACCCATTTTTCATAATCCTGAAGTTCCTTGCCTTTTTGCTGTGCAAACAAATAGTAAGAGATTCTAAGGTTTAGTTTTCCCTGTTTCGCCAATTCCATAGAAGTTGCATAATCTGATGGGAAATTTTGAGATCCTCCTGCTGCATCAATTACAGAGGTTAATCCAAAACGATTTAATTCTCGATTAAACTGAAGAGAACTGTTGATTCTTTCTTCTGGAGTTAATTTTGTGGTTAATCCCAAAGTAGTATAAATTGCTTTTGGAGTTTCTTTTGCAAACATTAATCCGGTTAGATTTCCGTTTTTATCCTGTTCCAAAACACTTCCTTCATAATGAGTGTCTTTGGTATAACCTAAAACTTCGATTCCTTTTTTGTTTAAAAAAGCTTTGCCGTAGAGATACGTTATAAAAACAGGTTTGTCAGGAACTGCAGCATTTATTTCCTCGATTGTTGGTTGTCTTTTTTCTTCAAAACCATATTCGTTCCAGCCTCCGATAACTTTTATCCAAACGCCCGGCGGAGTTCTTGCTGCTTGTTCTTTAAGCATTTCCATGGCTCTTTTTAGCGTTTTTACTCCATCCCAACGCAATTCTGAGTTATAATTTAAGCCTTCACGAATAACATGAATATGGCTGTCATTTAATCCCGGAACAACGGTTTTACCTTTCGCATCAACAATTTTAGTCGAAGTGGTTTTATAACTTTCTAAAATACTTTTAGAAGTTCCTGTTGCCAGAATAATTCCGTCTTTTATTGCCAGCGCCTGAACAAATTCGCCAGCTTTTTGCATTGTGGCAATTTTTCCGTTGTAAAGAATCAAATCTGCTTTTTCCTGAGACTGAACCAACAGACCAAAGAAGGATAATAGTATTAAAAATATTCGTTTCATTTTTTTAGATTTAATTGATTTGTTTATTTAGAACCTTATTTAGCAAGAAAAAAAGCCAATAAATCTTTCTGAACTTGCGCCGTATTTTCCTGAACCAGCCAATGTCCTGAACCGGCTATTTTAGATTCGGTTACATTTTCAGCAACTAATTTTGAATGCTCTTTTAAGAAAGCAGCGGCAAAATATTCTCCGCCCATAGCAAGCAACGGCATCTTTAGTTTTGTTTTTGCCAAAATTAAATTGTCTTTTCCATCCTGAGGAAATGCTGCAAACCATTTAAAAGTAGATTTTGCGCCATCTTTAACTGCATAAGCTCTAATAAATTCAGCTGTTTCTTCTGGTGTAAAAGGATCTTTAACATGTCCTACTACAGGCCAGAAGCTTGTTAAAAATTCTTTTTCTTTCCCACTCACAATATCTCCTGAAGCCGGCCATGCAAAAAAACCAAACCACCATGCAGAAGCCGAAACTTGTGACCAAACTGGCTCTATACCAGGAAGCAAGGCATCCATTAACGCTACTTTTTTAACTTCACTTCCGTATTGTGCAGCATATGCATAAGCCACCATTAGACCAATATCATGTCCTGCCAGATTGATATTATTATATCCTAATTTCTTTACCAGTTCATGAATATCTTTAGCCATATTTTTTTTATCATAACCTCCTTCTGGTTTATCAGATTCGCCTACACCTCTTAAGTCCGGAGCGATAACCGTAAAATGTTTTGAAAGTTCTGGCAACAGACGATTCCACATGTACCAATTTTGTCCAAAACCATGAACGAGTACAAGAGGTTCTCCTTTACCACCAATTACGTAATGAATTTTTACTCCATTTACTTCTGCATAATCATGTTTAAAATTCGCAGGCGGATTTGCAGGTGTAGTTTCAGGAGTTTCAGAAGATGCAACAGGTGAAGTTTGTGTTGCAGCAGTTTCTTCTGTTTTTTTATTACAGGAAATTAAGGTTATTAGTAAAATACTAACGGTTATGAGCTGGGCTGTTTTACTTTTAAAGTTTAAAAAAGCGGTCTTTAATAATTTCGTTTTCATGATTTTAATTTTAATTAGTTACTAAATAATTGGTTATTATAAATTTTTATGCAGAAAATTTTGCGATCCATTCTCTATAAAGAGTGCAATTTCCTGCCATTCAGGCTTATCTGAAACAAAGTAATTTCTTTCCGAAAAAACCTTGTAATCTGTGATAAATCCATTTTTTAATGTTATGCCACGTTATAAACCAAAATGAAGCCAATTTTTTAAAACATTAAAAATCAATAACTTACAAATGTTTAAAGTTTTAAAACCAACTATATTTCGCTATTTAACGAAAATGCAACAACTTAATATCGTTTTTTAATGAAATGTCAGAATGCAATAGGAAGCTTTATTCCGTCATATAATCTGAGAAGTAAATTCTTTCCTAACGTCGGTGATGTTTTATCAGAAGTGTTGTTAAAATAATCTTTCAGGAAAATCAAGCAGTAAGAATTTTAAGTTCAATTTTATTAATAAACTAAATCTGCTTTCAATAATTTATGCTTCAAAATGTAAAAAGGAGCCCATACTCCTATTTCGGTCTCTTATGCATAAAAATTCGGCACTCATGCCTTTTTTTTAATTTAAAATTTTTCATCGTAGTAATTTTATGAATAAATAATTACCCCAAAAAGCAATCTAAACAAGAATCTACAACATGGAAAATTCAACTAACCTAGAAACACAAACTTGCCCTTATCTGGCGCAACAAGCTGCTACGGCACCAGCGGTAATACCAGACATTACAACTCCAATTTTAACAACTACGAATCAGCCAACAGTTATTGGTACTTCTAATCTTGGACTTTTAAATAATTTTATTGGTACCTGGAACAGTCCCACGGGAGCTAATGCTACGGGTTACAATGTTATGCCATTGCCTCAGGCAGATGTTCCAAGTGGTTATATCACTAAAAACTTCCCTTATTTTGAAGAAATTTCTTTTTCGGCTATAGCGGGCGGAGCACCAAATCGCGAGGGCCGATACACACAAACAAGTGGCGTACTCTTTTATGAACAAAGAGTTTACATTGCTAACAATGCTGATCCAAACGGACAACAACCAATAGAAAACACCTTAATTCACGCCGAAAATGGCTCTTGGCTCTATCACGCAATACAACCTCAACTGGAAGGTCCTTATGGTCCAAATACAGTTCCTGACAATACCATTATTCCCACACAAGATCCAACGACTCAATACAACAAACAAATTTCGGTACCACACGGTGTTTCCATTTTGATGGTTGGAGGACCAGTTGTTACCGGAACAGGCAATCCAATTTTTCCAACCGCCGACAGAACTCAATTACCTTTTACAGACCAATCTATTATTGATCCATCAACCTATCTGACACAGCAATTGGATTCCTTAAATGCCAATGGAATTACAGTTACAAACTATTCCAGCATTACGGTAAGTACTACTAATCATGGTGGCGGAGTAAACAATATCAATTTTGAAAATTCTTTTGGTAAAGTAATTTCAATGGAAACGACTTGGTATGTTGAAACTTTGAGTAACGGAACCGTTCAGTTGCAATACATTCAAAATATTGTTTTACAGTTTTTGATTAATGGAGTTCCTACTGAATTTCTGCATATTGACGCCAATACTTTGCAAAAGGTATAAACATTCGCACAAATCTGAATGCTGAATATGGAATTGGATTAACCGATGACATTGGTAGTTTACAGATACGTATAAAATTTAAAACAATCAAAGATTACAAATAAACCTATTCCTCCAAAAAAAATTAACTACATGGAAACAAAAAAACTTTTTAAATTTTCGGATACGGTAACGAAAGAGAATATCAAGGATGTAATGCAACAAGCAATTGCGCTTGAACTTGCAACTATCCCAACGTATTTATCTACCTATTATTCGATAAACAGAGCACAGGATCAGGACAAATTGTACGCTAAAATCCACGCTCAGCTTTCTCAAGTCGGCGGACGTACTCCTGAAAAAATTGATGAATTGGCACAAGAACTTAAAGTCGACATATTGGTTTATTCCAATAAAGCAGCAGCTTTAATCATGAGTGTTGTGATCGAAGAAATGCTACACCTTGCTCTCGCCTGCAATGTCAAACAAGCTGTTTGTCAAACTGCACCGGATCTTATGGGAATTGGAAAAATATTAACCTTTCCAACACAATTAGACGGACATATTCCGGAGTTTCAAATTAATGCTGCAAAATTATCATTAGATCAATTGACTACTTTTTTGCAGATAGAAAGTCCTGAAGATTTTGTAGATCCTCATAAAGACAAACAATTATTAAATACAATTGAATATCATACTATTGGTAAATTGTACGAATTAATTATTAAGTGCGTAGAAAAAGATTTCCCGGGACCATATGATTACAGACCACAATTGCTTCCTCCGGATGATTCAGGAAATGCGAGACCATTCTATTCTCAAAATTCCATGAATACTGTGCATTATGACAGAGACCACAATCCTCAGTTTGCCAATCATGATGACAGTGGCGGACTTGTTGGAGTATATGATGCTAAATCAGCAATTGAAGCTTTACATCGTATTGTTGAACAGGGAGAAGGACAAAGTAGTAAAGACAAACCACAACATATCTTAGAATGGGGCGAAAATAAAATGCCTGTACCAATGGAGATTATTGATGGAAAGGCCGTTTTTTGGCCAGGTGATTATGATGATAACGGAAAAGAACTTGCTCACTTTGCTAAATTTCTGGAAGCCTACAGTTTTGGTGGTTACTATCAGGAAAAGTTTAGTAAGATTCGTGGCTTAGACGATTTCTTTAGCTATTTTGTATATGATACTGATGCAAATCCTAAAACAGCCGATTATGTTGCTTCGGGTAACCAGGCACTGGCATTGTGCTCACAATTGGGTAATGCCGTTTTTGCTTATATTCTTTTAATGATTGAAGCCTGCTATCACAAAGATGAAAGTACCCAATACGATTTATTCATGTACGGTATTCACAAATCGATGATCTGGCTTTTGAGCGGTGTTGGAAACCAAATCAATCAGTACACTTATACCAAAGGCAATGCAGCCTACAAAGGTGCTCTGACATTTGAACCTTTTGCATTTGAGCAAAGTTTTCTGAGACCCAAAGCACAAATTATGAGCTTAGTCGATCAATTGGCTAAAGCAGATCCTGTCAATTGGGGTTGGGCAATAAAAAGCGAAAATTATTTTCCGTCTCTACCAGATGTAGGACTAGATCATAGCATTGTAGCCGATATGCCTAAAGTACCAGGTACACCTTATACTCACCAATCTTAAAAAATATATTATGTCAGAATTAGAAAATAGAGAGCTTCACGTATGTATGGGGCTTAATTCATGTAAAAACACAGGATATTCAGGAAATAATGATTGTGCTGGAACAGGTGATTGCTCAACGGCAGTTGGTCATCCTTGCCACACTTTAAACGCTTGCAAAGGACAAGGTGGCTGTGGTATTTTTGGAACTACCGAAGAATTTTGTCATCCTGGTCAAAACGAATGTCGCTATCAAGGTAGCTGTGGTGTGCCTATTTTAGCTTCTCGTTTCATGGCTCAGGGTCCTAATAAAGGACTTAGCGTTTGGCAATTAGCCAGAATACGTTTCCAAGAAAAAAGAATAGAAAATGGCGAGGAATATGGCCCTGCTCCACTACCATACGGACCAACTGATGCCTACGTAAACACTCTTCGCGGTACAACAGGTCAGGATTATTCTTCTTGCGGACAAAGTGGTTCAAGATCTTGTTCTTATATAAATAACCCTGATAAAAGAAAGGCTGCTGCCGATCTAAGAGTTTCAAAAATGGAACAGGAAAGTAAGGAAAAACTACCGGAGAATCTTCCAAATTGTAAACCACAAAAGTAATGGACTCCAGACTCGGATTACCGAATTTAGGGCTGGGCTTAGGACTTAGAAGCCAGCATTTTGAGCATATTCTGAAGAATAATCCTGCCGTAGATTGGTTTGAGGTAATTTCTGAGAATTTTATGGACTCGCATGGACGTCCAAGATACATCTTACATCAAATAGCAG
This genomic interval carries:
- a CDS encoding heme-binding protein, coding for MENSTNLETQTCPYLAQQAATAPAVIPDITTPILTTTNQPTVIGTSNLGLLNNFIGTWNSPTGANATGYNVMPLPQADVPSGYITKNFPYFEEISFSAIAGGAPNREGRYTQTSGVLFYEQRVYIANNADPNGQQPIENTLIHAENGSWLYHAIQPQLEGPYGPNTVPDNTIIPTQDPTTQYNKQISVPHGVSILMVGGPVVTGTGNPIFPTADRTQLPFTDQSIIDPSTYLTQQLDSLNANGITVTNYSSITVSTTNHGGGVNNINFENSFGKVISMETTWYVETLSNGTVQLQYIQNIVLQFLINGVPTEFLHIDANTLQKV
- a CDS encoding ferritin-like domain-containing protein, encoding METKKLFKFSDTVTKENIKDVMQQAIALELATIPTYLSTYYSINRAQDQDKLYAKIHAQLSQVGGRTPEKIDELAQELKVDILVYSNKAAALIMSVVIEEMLHLALACNVKQAVCQTAPDLMGIGKILTFPTQLDGHIPEFQINAAKLSLDQLTTFLQIESPEDFVDPHKDKQLLNTIEYHTIGKLYELIIKCVEKDFPGPYDYRPQLLPPDDSGNARPFYSQNSMNTVHYDRDHNPQFANHDDSGGLVGVYDAKSAIEALHRIVEQGEGQSSKDKPQHILEWGENKMPVPMEIIDGKAVFWPGDYDDNGKELAHFAKFLEAYSFGGYYQEKFSKIRGLDDFFSYFVYDTDANPKTADYVASGNQALALCSQLGNAVFAYILLMIEACYHKDESTQYDLFMYGIHKSMIWLLSGVGNQINQYTYTKGNAAYKGALTFEPFAFEQSFLRPKAQIMSLVDQLAKADPVNWGWAIKSENYFPSLPDVGLDHSIVADMPKVPGTPYTHQS